GTCGGCAAGACTGGCGTTCGGCGGGTGGAACGTGAGTTATGCGCCGTCCGTCGGAGTCAGGAGATGGTGCTCGTTGACGAAGCGCTCCATGAGCGCCCCCAGATCATCCGGGTCCTCCCAGAATTGCGCGTCCAGTGAATCGAGGACGGCGTTTTCGAGACTGAGCGTTCGAAGGTAGGTCCTGCGCTCCGCGATGTCGGTCGGCACCGGTGAGTCCCCAAAAAGGGCCTGCTTGGCCTGTGCGAGGAGTTGCGCTGATTGAGTCGCCCCGATGATTTGGAGGCCGCGAACCGCGTGCGCGTAGAAGGAACCGGAGCTGTTGAAGAAGTACTGATCGAAGCCGCCGTTGTAGACGTCGCCGTGAACGAGGCCGACGGCGTAGTACAGCTTCTCCGCTTCGGAGAGGGTCTCGAAGCCTGTCCCGGATGCGGAGTCATGGACTCTGCGGACCAGAGAAACCCAGAGCACACGGAGGGGGTCGGCCTCTCGGGCGGCGCGGCCTGCGGCCCACTCCTTGCCCGCATCGATCTGCGCGCGCGTTCCGTTCTTGCAGGGCATGCAAAGGCCGCCAGTTCGCGAAGCGGTCTCCACGAGGATCGCGGCGCCGCAAGTTGAGCAGGCAACCGTCTGTGCCATGGCGCGCCTCCTTCGGGCGTATAACGGCACACGCATTCACCCGCGAGCGCCGGAGACCAACATATCAGACCGCGGGGCGCTGCTCACGCGGGCGAGTGCCGAAGACAGAGTGGTCGCCCGCGGGCGCGGAACGGACGGTGAAACCCGCCATGGCCGGCGCTCGGCGGGTGAAATGCGAGTTAGACGGCTTCGCTACAGCAGGCTTCGCGCCTCGAGTTCATCGACGAAGCGCAGTTCGGGGAGCATGCAGACCATGTTGCCCCCGACTAAATAACGCGCGCCGACGGTGTCGCCCTGCTCGGTCCGCTCCAACTGGATGACGACGACGAGCGATGCCGCGCCGGCCTCGTCCGTGTGAACGGCAAGCGCGGGCAGGCCATGCGGATGGGTGAGAGGCTCACACGGCCCATCGACGTAGAAGACCGCGCGCCCGTCTCGGA
This sequence is a window from Myxococcales bacterium. Protein-coding genes within it:
- a CDS encoding DMP19 family protein, with protein sequence MAQTVACSTCGAAILVETASRTGGLCMPCKNGTRAQIDAGKEWAAGRAAREADPLRVLWVSLVRRVHDSASGTGFETLSEAEKLYYAVGLVHGDVYNGGFDQYFFNSSGSFYAHAVRGLQIIGATQSAQLLAQAKQALFGDSPVPTDIAERRTYLRTLSLENAVLDSLDAQFWEDPDDLGALMERFVNEHHLLTPTDGA